The segment AACCTTACTCATACTTTCCAGGTGGGAGTAGATTACAGGACTACAGATTTTAGTACCTTTTCCCGGAGTGCAAATAATATTGATATAATTGATGTTTTCGATCTTAATAACAATCCTATTACCTGCAAACTTTGAACTGGGTGTTGCAAGAGAAGGAGCCGGGGAATCTAAAGCAATAGGTTTGGTGGCGCAGGATGTGATCACCTTTAATTCGTGGCTTAAAACCTTTTTCGGACTTCGCTACAGTTCTACAGAGGCTATTACCGAAACAGAAACAAACCGCAGCGATGCTATAAATCCTCTGGGAGGAATTGTGCTTTCTCCGTTTAAGAATATAAATTTCTTCGCCTCTTACACTAACAGTTCTTATCCCCGTACCGCCTCAAGGCTAAGTGAGAATGGAGAGGAGCTTGGCAATGAGCGATATGATCAACTGGAAGCGGGTATTAAAACAAACTGGCTGGATAACAGGCTTAGGTTTAACCTTACCTTATTTAAAATTAACAACAGGGATATTAATCTCCCTGTATATGACGAGAACTGGGTAGCTACAGGTTTCTATCAAAAAGGAGGGAACGATCAACGACAGGGAATTGAAGTAGAATTAACGGGCCGTGTTCTTCAAAATCTTGAGGTAATTACGGGGTATTCCTATATAGATGCGCAATACAAAGAGCATACTTCCTACGTGTATGGGTCGGCCCCGCTTAATACTCCAAAACATACATTTAATGTATACAGCAACTATTTCTTCCAGGGTAGTCTGGAAGGGCTTTCATTGGGAGGAGGAGCCTATTATACCGGGGAACGGCCAATCAACGACTGGAGCGCAGGTCCCGTAACTCACGAAGGTATTGTCCCTAATCAGGAACCTTTTTATGTAGATGCTTATACGATGCTTAATTTTCAGGCAGGTTATAAGTTTAATGAACACTGGAGCACCCGTTTGCTTGCAAGTAATGTTTTAAACACGGTAGGTTATAATGCTTACAGGACCAGCTATATAAATCAAACAGATCCACGTACTTTTGCTTAAGCGTTCTAACCTATACATTTTAAATCCAATTTCCTGGCAGGCCTTATTTTATAAGATGAGGCCTGCTTCTAAAAATTCAGCAATGAAGAAAAAACAGAAATACGGTCTCCGCAGTTTTATTAATGATGTGCACCTGTGGCTGGGCCTGGGAAGCGGAATAATACTTTTTGCGGTTTGCCTTAGCGGAACTATTCTCACTTTTGAAAAAGAGATCAAAAGCTTATTTGCTGAAGAATTAAAAGTAGAAGCTAAGCACTACAGTAATGGAAGTAGAGGCTCTTGCTGAAAGTCTGAGGCAGGAAGGAGAGGTAAGTTCTGTTAGTATTCCTTCTGAAGCTGGACAGCCTTACGAGTTTCGGGTGAAAACTTCTCCTGAAGACTGGCGCGGAACGGTTTTTTACGTCAATCCTTACACAGGAGAATATCAGCAAACGCAGGAGTCTTCGCTGGATGGGTTTTTTATGTGGAATTTCAGGCTACACCGCTGGCTTTTACTGGATACCGAAACCGGAAGACCCATCGTTGGGATCGCAACCATCTTCTTTTTCTTTATTTCCCTTAGCGGACTGGTTCTTTGGTTTCCGAAAAAGCTGAAGTGGAGGAATATGAAAGCCGGGTTTAAAATAAAAACTTCAGCAAACTGGAAGCGTATTAACCATGATCTTCACAACACCCTTGGGTTTTATGCCTGTATATTCCTGGTTGTGATGACCCTTACTAGCCTGTGCTGGAGTTTTGAGTGGTACCGTGAAGCCGGAAGTGCAGTAATAGGAACAAAGATCTTTAACAGAGGTGGAGGTCCCGGGTTCACTTCAAATGAAAATATTTCGGCGGAAGAAGAGAGGTCTGTTGCAGAAATCTATAAAATCAGTTCAACTGAATTAGCCTACAGCGGTACTACCATGATATCTTTTCCTTCAGAAGAATCCCAGCTTTACAGCATAAGAAAGTACAAAGAAGATAACTGGTCCCCCGTAACATCAGATCAGTTGGTAATTGACCGCGACGGAAAAGTTTTGAACAAAGAGATCTTCAGTGAAAAATCCACGAACGTGCAAATTGCTTCTCTCATTAAACCCATTCACACCGGGGAAATCTTTGGCACTTTCTCCAAGATCATCTACTTCCTCGCCTGCCTCATCGCCACCAGCCTTCCTATAACAGGAACAATAATCTGGTGGAACAAACGAACAAAGAAGAAGAAGTCCAATAAAGGAAGATCTGGCAAGCGGAAGGCGATATTAGAGGTACAGTAGAAGTATTTTCTCGTATATAGGAGTGATAGCAGGTGTCTGGAATAAACAAAGAACGTCATCCTGAACTTGTTTCAGGATCTAATATAATTCGATCCTAATACATACCGCTCCTCCGGAGCTCTATTATTTGGGGTGATATTG is part of the Antarcticibacterium sp. 1MA-6-2 genome and harbors:
- a CDS encoding TonB-dependent siderophore receptor — protein: MFSILITILLPANFELGVAREGAGESKAIGLVAQDVITFNSWLKTFFGLRYSSTEAITETETNRSDAINPLGGIVLSPFKNINFFASYTNSSYPRTASRLSENGEELGNERYDQLEAGIKTNWLDNRLRFNLTLFKINNRDINLPVYDENWVATGFYQKGGNDQRQGIEVELTGRVLQNLEVITGYSYIDAQYKEHTSYVYGSAPLNTPKHTFNVYSNYFFQGSLEGLSLGGGAYYTGERPINDWSAGPVTHEGIVPNQEPFYVDAYTMLNFQAGYKFNEHWSTRLLASNVLNTVGYNAYRTSYINQTDPRTFA
- a CDS encoding PepSY domain-containing protein — translated: MKKKQKYGLRSFINDVHLWLGLGSGIILFAVCLSGTILTFEKEIKSLFAEELKVEAKHYSNGSRGSC
- a CDS encoding PepSY domain-containing protein produces the protein MEVEALAESLRQEGEVSSVSIPSEAGQPYEFRVKTSPEDWRGTVFYVNPYTGEYQQTQESSLDGFFMWNFRLHRWLLLDTETGRPIVGIATIFFFFISLSGLVLWFPKKLKWRNMKAGFKIKTSANWKRINHDLHNTLGFYACIFLVVMTLTSLCWSFEWYREAGSAVIGTKIFNRGGGPGFTSNENISAEEERSVAEIYKISSTELAYSGTTMISFPSEESQLYSIRKYKEDNWSPVTSDQLVIDRDGKVLNKEIFSEKSTNVQIASLIKPIHTGEIFGTFSKIIYFLACLIATSLPITGTIIWWNKRTKKKKSNKGRSGKRKAILEVQ